GCAGTTAAATTCGCCATGAGATTATAAAATTGAAAGACAAAACCTATTTTTTCTCTACGATAAGCGGTCAATTTTTTGTCATTATATTTAGTAATTTCCTCTCCCTCCATAAAAACCTTACCTTCAGTAGGTACATCCATGCCTCCTAGGATATTTAAGAGGGTACTTTTACCGGAACCGCTGGCCCCCAATATAACAACAAATTCTCCTTCATATAATTCAAGAGATACCCCCTTCGTAGCAGCTACCGTCACCTCTCCCATTTGATAAAGCTTGCTTATATTCTCCACCTTCATTAAAACACTATTTTTCATACTGTTTTCCATAGCGTTTTCACCTCTTCCCCCCTAAAAGTCCGTACTTTAGAAAGTCATAAAAAGCTGATGTGATTCCTTCGATTTCCTCCTTCGTGTTTATTTTGTTAAAATATTTTTCTCCAAAAGTTTCCACCATCATAATCAGCATATCTACTATAAAAGATACATTGACCTCTCTGATTTCTCCCTTTTCTACACCCTCCTTGATAATTCTTTCAAACATGATTCTACTGATTCGATACTTTTCTTCCAGCAGTTTTTCTGTAACATAAGGAATTGACATCACATCCTTATAAAAAGCCAGGGAATAGTTCTTAGAGGCTTCCATATTATAGCTCATTAAAAAATCTATTTTCTCTAAAGTTCCTGGTATTTTTCCCATTTCTTCTTCTATCAGTGCCGTACCTTTTTGCATCATGCTTAGCACAACCTCCATAAAAAGTGCTTCCTTTGAAGAAAAGTGTTTATAAATGGTCATCTTGCTGATTCCTGCAGCTTCAGCAATCTCATCCATGGAAACCGCCTTATAGCCCAACTTTGCAAACAATTCTTCTGCCTTTTCCATAAGTCGATTGTATTTTATTTCACTTTGGGTTGTCATTTTTTCCCTCCTGTATCAATGAATAATAACAAATTGTACTTTTATACCTTTGTAGTATAGTTTTATTATAATCTTTTGTCTCGTAAGTAGCAATAGAAATTTAGTGTTTTAAAAATTTTTAAAATTTTCTATTGACAATAAGATAAAATCATATTATTCTATTAATTAATAAATTCTTATAATTGATGATGACGAAGATAGAGACATATATTTATGTGAAGCAGTCTCAGAGAGTCGGTGGTTGCTGCAAACCGATACTGTTTATAAATATAAATCACTCTTGAGTTATATCCTTGAAAGCACCCTTTGAAGTGAGTAAAGGATATCGACTAGCCCCGTTAAAGGCTTAGGTTTGTTAGAACTGAAGGAGAGGTATCTATTTTTATAAATAGATACAATTAAGGTGGTACCGCGGATAATATCCGTCCTTAAAAGAAAAGAAATTTCTTTTAAGGACGGATTTTTTAATTTCTCATAATTTATGTATTTATTGTCTATTTCCACACAAAAGCTTGTTGGAAAGTTTTCTATATGTATTGCAATACTTAACAGCTTAAGACCTAAAGGAGGATGTATACCCATGAATCAAGAATCTTACTTAAATCACTTATCCTTTGAAAACGCCAGAGACCGTCTAAAAAATATTTTACAAAAAACTGACTTAATCCATAGCGTCATTTTTAGTAAAGAATCAGAAAACCAAGTTTATATCAAACCAGAAAACCTACAAACCACTGGTTCTTTTAAAATCCGTGGTGCTTACAATAAAATTGCTAAATTGTCCTTAGAGGAAAGAAAAAAAGGTCTTATTGCCTCCTCCGCAGGGAATCATGCGCAAGGCGTTGCTTATGCCGCTGAAATGCTTGGGGTAAAAGCCACCATCGTTATGCCCAAAACAACTCCTCTGATTAAGGTGGAAGCAACCAAAAGCTACGGGGCTGATGTAAGACTTTTTGGAAATTGCTATGATGAAGCCTATAAAGAAGCCCTGAGACTACAAAAGGAACTTGGTGCTATTTTTATTCACCCTTTTGATGATTTAGATGTCATTGAAGGTCAGGGAACCATTAGCTTAGAAATTATCGAAGAATTACAGGATGTAGACTGCCTATTGGTACCCATAGGTGGTGGAGGTATTGCCAGTGGTATTGCCCTGGCTGCAAAAATGTTAAAACCCAGTATCAAAATCATTGGGGTAGAACCAGAGGGTGCTAATGCCATGAAAATCTCTGTTGAAAGCAACAAAATCACCCATCTTGATACCGTCAGTACCATTGCCGATGGTGCAGCAGTGAAAAAACCAGGAGAACTTACCTTTTCTATCATCAAGGATTATGTGGATGAAATTGTTACAGTTTCTGACTTTGAAATCATGGAGGCCTTTTTGTTGCTTTTAGAAAAACATAAATTAACTGGAGAAAATGCAGGGGTTTTATCTCTGGCTGGACTGAAAAAAATCAAAGAAAAAAATAAAAAAGTAGTGTGTATAGTAAGTGGGGGTAATATTGATGTGGTATCTATTTCCTCTATGATTAATCGCGGACTTCTTTCACGGGGTCGGATCTTTTGCTTTTCAGTAAATCTACCTGATGTGCCTGGCGAACTTTTAAGGGTTTCCAGTATCTTAACGGAGTTAAACGCAAATGTCGTGAAGCTGGACCATAATCAATTTCAAACCTTTGATCGTCTGATGGATGTACAGCTTCAAGTAACGGTTGAAACCAATGGTCATAAGCATATTGAGGAAATTATTACAAAATTCAAAAGCTTAGGTTATAATATTACAAAGGTATATTAAATATCATAGGCGTTAACTTAATCTAATTATTTTCAAAAACTCTCCCAATTTATCATCCTGAGCATAGCAAAGGATGATAAATTATGGATTAAGTTAACGCTACACTTTTTCAGTGGCCTCTTTAATATGTTTCCTTGACCTTTTTATCCATGTAGGTTTTTGATCTGCTGTTGTATATCCTTTAAATCATAAGAAGTGAAATCCCTTTTTCCATTAACAATAACCGCTTGATCATCCACCCTATTCTTGATCAACATGTATTTTTTCTCTTCCTCTTCATTTACATCATTGCTGCAGCTATCATACCTTATATATTTCCACTGTCTTCCCTCTTGGTAAATAATAAAGTTTACTATACCAGCTTCTAGATCAGCCTGTAATTCCTTCGCTAATTCCTGTAATCGCATTAAAAGTCCTCCTTATAATTAAAATAGAATGCTTTTTTATATGAATGCACGCTTGAATTTTAACATACTAAGAACTATATTTGCAATCCATAGCTATATTTTTTAGCCAAGGATTCATCTTAAGCTTTGGCTAACTCCTTCTACCTTATTTTCTATGAAGAAAACTATCTAAAATTCGTTATATCTGTACTTCCTTCCACTTGAACCGTCACGTCTAATTCTAAGTCAGTGATTTCAACAACATTGGGTATATCAACTGTTGGATACTTGGCGTTAAAGACGTCTTGAACATCGAATAGATCAATACCTTTTTCTTTATAGGCATCAAACAAATCTCTACATTGATTTTTCAATAATAAAGCTGCTTCTTCTTCGAGTTTTTCAGCGGTAGCCTGGTCTAAAATAATGCTTTCCTGAGTTTCCCCAAAGGTAGTTTTTATATTGATGGATTTTCTTAAAATGACTTTATTATTTTTCAGTTCAATAGCAGTACTTGTATTCCCCCTCAATACTTCCAGTACTACTTTTTTATCCTGGTAAACGGGATGCGGTAAAAGCAGCAAACCTATGTGTGATATATCCATTAGTAAGTGATAGTTTCTTACTTCTTCAGCACTTAGGGTGCTTACTAATTTATCATCCTGCATAACAGCCGCACCGGATAATTTGATCTTGTCCTCGTCCATATTTATAGCATGGCTACAGGTGCTTAATACGTCTACCCTTTTTCCTTTTAAACGATTGTTAAGATATGTATTCAATAGTTCCTTAGCTCTTTTTCCTGATACAGCAGGATTTTCCTGAGTTTCATATAGATATAGCCCTAGGTACTCATTCTCCTTTAGCTTTACCTGCATCAAGGTTTTTGGATCATCTCCCATAAAAACTAAAACTAAAGTTCTTATTAAGAGTTCCTGATCTCGATGCAAAAAATCAAGAAATTCCTTCAAACCATGTCTTGCCGCCCTTTCAGTAAAGATGATGGCCCTGTTTTGTGTGTAATTAATTTTGTAGCTGGAGAAAAGATTCAGTTTGCGTACCGCTTCAAAAATAGTTTCTCCTTTACTTTCATAAAAAACTCTATTTCCTCTTTCTGTATTGCTTTCATTACTGCGGAAGGAATGAAAGGCTTCCACCATAAGAATGGGATTTCCCTCTTCATCCACATCAATTATTATAGCAGTAACAAAAATTACACGATTAATATCTATATAGTTAAAACAACTGGTTAAAAAAATACTGCATAATAGCATTACAATGATCACTTTTGCCTTCATTATTTTTCATCCTTATAAAAAATGTTTTTAGAAATATCATTAAGATCATCTCTCAAAATTAAATCCTGGAAATTAAAGGACCTAAAGGTCCCTAAAGGATATAAGTAAGGATAACCACAGGTAGTTAAATCAGATATATGGGAGCAAAACAAAATAAATCCTATATAAAAACCTGGTAATCCTAGAACAGCTGCCATCAACAAGATCGTATTGGACCACAAAAGAATACCCGCATACATTTTCGGTACCAAAAACAATGAAATAGAAGACAAAGCAATAATAAGCACGGTAATCTCAGAAGCTAATCCGGCACCAATAGCAGCATCACCTAGAATTAATGCCCCTACAATACTAAGGGCAGAGCCTATTGGTTGAGGTAACCGAATTCCAGCTTCCCGCAGTATCTGAAAAAATAACATCATAATCATAATTTCTACAATGGCAGGAAAAGGAACCCCTGACCTGGTGATTGCCATACGAAAAGCAAAAATATAGGGTACTAATTTAAAATGATAAGCAATCAAAGACAAATAGAGCCCCGGCAACAGCAGAGCAATAAAGAAGGCAATCCAACGAACCAGCCTAAAATAACTTTGTCCATAGCTATTTAAATAATAATCTTCACCCACACTAAAGTATTCCACAAAAAAGTGAGGAGCAGTCACAACAAAGGGGGTATTCTCCTGGAGGATAGCCACTCTTCCTTCTATTAGGCTTCCAACGACCTTATCTGGTTTTTCGGTATAACCTAAGGTATCAAAGATACTTTTCTTGGTTTGAAGAGCTTCATCCAGCGCCTTTGATTCCAGCAAAAATTTTATTTTTGCATTTTGCAGTCGATCTCTAACAAACGCCACCAGCTCTGTGGGGGCCTGGTCCTCTATATACACCAGCATCACAGGTGTATCACTTTGTTTGCCTATTAACATTTTTTCAAATTTTAATTTTGGGTTACGAATACGTCGCCTAATTAAAGAAATATTCGTGGATAGGTCTTCAGTAAAACCTTCTCGAGGACCTTTGATGACAGTCTCCGTAGGGGGCTCTTGAATATCTCTAAAACTATACTCCTCTGCATCACAATAAATAAATTGATCTGCAAAACTAAAAAGCAGTACTACATTCGCAAATAAAATCTGTTTTACTGCTTCATCCAAGTCTGTTCCTAAGGCTGTATCATCTGCAAAAATATGGTCGTTTTTAATTTTTTCTATATCCTCTGGAAAATCTTTGCATGCTACTAAGGGCTTTATAATAGCATGGCTAATGAAATTTTGGCTACAAATGTTGCTGATATAGATGGCAGTAATGGGACCTTTTTCTGTATCAATCCTTCGGTATATCACATCATCATTGTTTTTTAATTGTTCTTTTATTGCCTTAAGGTTATCTTCATACTTCTTAAAATAAATTTTCTTTTTACTCACCTATATCATCCTTCATCTTCTTTTACTGTATAAGCTTATCTTAATTGGAAATAATGATTGAATATTACCTTCATTTTACAAAAGAAAGGTTGTCTTTATGGATAAATTTAATGCGAAACATTTTGCTTTTCTTATACTTGCAGTCACTGTCGTATCTCAGAAAACCTATCCTAAAGTATTTATTTTAAATGGGGGTTATGACAGCTGGGTTGCAGTCATTATCTCCTCCGTCATCATATTGCTGTATTTGATTTTTTTCTTGAAGGTCTGCGAAAAAAACAATAACTATGACTTTATTGCTATCTACAGAACGGCTGCTGGACAAAAACTTGGAAAACTGCTGCTATGTTTATTTGCTATGACACTTTTTTTAACATTAGTGGAATCTGCCGCTGTAGAAGCCAATTCTATGCATACAAATATGTTATTGGAAACACCTGTATGGTTTTTTATTTTATTTTTTGTCATTCCTGCTGCCTATTCAGCGGGAAGAGATTTAGTATCTATTGTCACCATAACACTGATAGGTATTACCTTAATTAACCTTGCAGGTATGAATCTAGGGATGTTAACAGCTCCTTATAAGGATACCAAACTGCTTTTTCCTATTTTTGCTGATGGTATTACTAAGGGTTTCATCTTATCCATTTTACAGATCTTAGGACTTTATGGAAGCTTAACCATAGTATTTCCCTACTTAACAGAAATTAAAGATAAAAGAAAATTATTTTTATATTCAATACTTGGTATGGTGTTTGTGATACAGATGTTGATTGTATCTATCACAGGAGCTTTTATGACTTTTGAAATCACCAGACTTAAGTCTATCCCCTACCCTAAGCTGCTGCAAACCCAAATGGTCAGCCATTTTAGGTTTATCGAAGCGGGAGAGCTTTATGTTATGCTTCAAATTGTTGGCGGTTGGTATATTCGCTATGTTGTCACCTTTTATACCTTAATGAAAATCCTTTCAGCCCTTAATTTACGACATAAATATACGATTGTCATCATCAGTTTTGCTACAGGCATTGCTGCTTGGTTTGTAGGAAATAACTTATTTGTATTATTTAGGTTCTTAAGCTACTACACTTATATTTCTTTAGTAAATTTTTTCCTTATCCCCTTCATTCTCTTTGCTATCTATGCCTATAAAAAATAAATCAAAGCCAAGACTGAGGAAAATCTTCTCCTTAGCTCTTGGCAATTACTTAGCTTTTTTACTTGAGCTGCCTGTTCTTAATGATAGCTGTCGTAGCCGTCTTTTCTGTTCTTTTACAATATGTTGATCTAATTCTTTGCTTAGTTTAATTACTTCATCTTTTATAAAATCATTTGCTTTTAATAAATCATTTAAAGATTCCTTTAATGCACTTATTTTATCCATCTTTTTTTCCTCCTGTACCGATGATCGCTTTTAAAAAAACAATACTAGTTTAATTATAGTCCCAATAAGAAACATTGTCGATACTTTTTTGATAAAATATTTGCTTTTCGGGACACTAATTCCCAAATGATTTATTTCAAAAGCATTATCAAGTAAAATATATCAAGTAGGGGGTGCTTTTATGAACTTTTCCCATAGATTAAAACAACTTAGAAAAGAAAAAAAATTAACACAAGAAGACTTAGCAATTCAACTCAATAAAACTCGCTCTACTGTTGCTGGATATGAAACGGAAAGAAAAGAACCAGATTATGATACACTAAAAAAAATAGCAGAATTTTTTGATGTATCTATAGATTACCTTCTTGGACATTCTGACACACCTCATTCCTATTCTTCTAAAAATTGCATTACTGAAACGAAGGCTCGCTACGGTTTAGATAATAAAGACCTTCCTGATGAAGCGATTAAGCAGATTGAGGACTATATCGAGTTTATCAAGCAAAAATATCATAGCAGCGAAAATAACAAAAAAAAATCTTAGACTTCTAGTGGGTTTTAAAAGGGTACTATAGCGCTTATTGCTATAATACCCTTTTATCTATCTTCTAGTAGTTTTTTCATTGCACATCGGTTAAATGCTATTTAGCCCTTTAGATAAGCAACGACTGTCTTGCTCCTTCTGTGTTTCATCAAATATTCTCTCTCAAAAACATCTGCAGCTACAGGCCGGCCGTATATATAGCCTTGAATCTCATCACAACAAAGCTCTTTTAATATGCTTAATTGTTCTTTTTCCTCCACACCTTCAGCGATCGTCTTTAGACCTAGTCCATTGGCCATCATGATGATGGCTTTAACAATAAGCAAAGTGTTTTTATCGTTTGCTATATTATCTATAAGTTCCTTTGCTATCTTAAGCCTATCTATGTCAAATCTTTTTATGTAGCTTAGGGATGAATAACCTGTCCCAAAGTCGTCTATAGAGATATTAATGTCAATTTCTGCAAGAGCTGTAAACAGTTCCTCCATAGAAGTTTCTGAATTCATGGTACTGTTTTCAGTTATTTCCAAATCAATCCACGCTGGCTTAACACTACTTGCAGTAATTTTTTGCTTCAACCAATTAACAAAATCCTCCTGATCAATTTGTTTCGGAGATATATTAATGCCCATTTTAAGATCCAAACCATATTCTTCATTCCACACTTTAATTTGTTTCAATGCCTCATCAATAACCCATTCGCCTATTTTTATAATCATAGAAGTTTCTTCCGCTATGGGAATAAATTCCCCCGGCAGTATCCATCCTTTATTAGGGTTATTCCATCGAATCAATGCCTCCATCCCTACTAAAGCATTATCCACTATTCTATATTGCGGTTGATAGTAGAGCTGAAACTCTTGTCTAAAGTCAATATGTCGAAGCAAAAGTTCAATCTCATGTTTTCGTTGAATTTCTTCACTAAGCCAACTATCAAAAAAAACAAAACGTTTAGCAAGATAATTCTTTTTTGCCTGATACATGGCCATATCAGCATATTTTATCAATGTATTCCTTTCATCAGCATCTCTTGGAAATAGAGCTATACCAATACTCACCCCCAACTGAAAACTATAGGGAGGTATAGATATCGTTGTTTCACATAGTTTTATGATCTCTTTGGCATACTGACAAAGCGTCTCTTCTGAAATATTTTCATTCACCACCATAGCAAATTCATCCCCACCGACCCTTGAAAGAATACCATTGGAAGGACACCAAATTTCCAGCCTTTGGGCAATTTTTTTTAAAATTTCATCACCCATTTCATGTCCGTGGGCATCGTTAATCGCTTTAAATCTATCAAGGTCCATATAGAAAACAGAAAAAATTTTTTCTTCAGAGGAATCTATTAGAGAATCAATATACTGAATAAAGTACCTACGGTTAAAAAGACCTGTTAAAGCATCCCTTTTAGATAAACTCTCCAAAGTTTTATTTACTTGAACAAGCTCCTTCGTACGTTCTTGAACAGTTTGGTCTAATATATCATTGAGCTGTTTTTCTCTTCTTAAAAGATATTCGTTTTTTATGGCTGTTTGCACATATCCTCTAATTAATTGGTAAATTATGATTACACCTATCATATGGATAAAGACAAGATTACTCATGATACCAGCAAAATAAAAAACCAACGGCACAAGGAATAACCATGTTACAATATTAGGCCTACCATAGTTTTCAGGAAGCTCCATCTTGCATACTTCAGTTTCTCTACTAGGATTCTCTGCTTCCTCCATAGCGGCAAAAGCCAATAATACTATAGTAAACATATAAAAACCGTCAATGAGTGTATTAGCATTATATTTATCCATAAAAGTAAGGTAAATATAATAAAGATCGCAAAGGGTAAAAATAATTATGCTTGTCACAATCAGATGCATAGTTTTGCTAACATTTTTTACTTTTGAAGAATTATACATGATAAGAATAATACTTATGGATAAGAAATCAAAAAATAAATACAGAAAAGTACTTAAAAAATCGCCATTCAAAAAAGAACTTATATCCATTTTAGAAAACATAATCGCCCATATGGATACAATGATGGTGGTTCCAACAGCAATTACATCTAAAAGCAGTTGTACTGTATGCCATTTTTTTATATTATAGTAAAAATATAACCCACAGGAAATAAACAGCATTATATTGCATATTAAATAGAGATACATAAATATAGTGAGGGTTCGAGGATCTGTTAAAAATACATTTTCCGTGATAAACCATAAAATATCTACAATTCCCCAGCTTAAAGCAACGAAAAATAACGCCCTCCAACTCCATTTGTATGTACAAATTTTTTTTTGATTCTAGCCATATAATGGTGGCTGATGTAAACGCTACCACTGGAGATAAAATATTGCCCCACTTATCATTATTAAATAACAGAGCAATCATATAGATAAAAAATACGGTTATTAAGCTATATATCTTTATATGCTTTTTAAGATCAAACAACAAGCCCACCCCCCAATGAAGTCACATCCTATCAAAGCCCCTGCTTTCTACCCTGTTTTAATTTTATTATAATAAGCATTAATTTAGGGAAATTGCTTTCAAAAATCTTATTTGTCCTTAGGTCAGACTGAGAAAGATTGCTAAGTGACAAATTATGGTTAAAATTTATATTGATGATTTTATTATAGTATATAGTAGATTAAAGGACAACGGTATACAGTGATTATAATTATTAAAAACGAAAATTTTTTAATAAGAAAAACTTTAGGCATTTAGGTGGACTTGCTTCGAATATGATGAATTCCATACAAGAAAACATGAAAACAGGCAAATACTCAGTTTCATAGAAACTAAATATCTGCCTGTTAACAATTTAAATCTATGCTTGAAAATATCTTTTTCTTTTAAACTATGAAATCTTTTTGCGTAGGTAATAACTCAGAGTATCTATTGCTATAATCATTATAGCAATACCCAAAATAAGCAGGCCAACCCTCTCCCAATTTCTCCAAGTGATATTCATCGTTAAAATCGTTCCTATGCCCCCTGCTCCTATGATTCCCAGTATTGTTGATGTTCTGATGTTTGATTCTAATCTATATAGAATTAAACTGATAAAGGTAGGCAGGGTCTGTGGTAAAATCCCATGTCTAAAACTACTGAAGCTGGTGCAGCCAGTAACTAATACACTATTTTTAATATTTTCATGGAGGTTTTCAATTACTTCACTATATAACTTTGTAAGCACCCCTGTTGTATAAATGCTAAGTGCCATACCTCCCGCTAAAGGACCAGGTCCTACCCCACGAAAAAGTATAATCGCAGTTATGATAGGTGGAAATGTTCTTAAAATATTTGTTATACCTTTGGAGACTAAAGCCATGGCTCTAAAAGGCGATGTATTATTTGCAGCAAAAAAGGATAAAAACAGAGCACCTATAGCACCTGTTATTGTTGCAAAGATAGCAATAAAAAAACTTTCACGAATTCCTTCAAGAAGTTTAGGTAAATAGGATAATTCTATTCTCATCATACTGCTGATCATAAAATGGCCTTGTTCCAATCCAACTTTTAATCTCCCATGCTGGATATCTATCGTGTTTACTATCCAAAGCAGGATAAATAGTCCTATAAATATTGTCATAACAATCCTTACTTTGCAAAACTTTTTATGGGCTTCAAGAGACGAAAAAACGATAAAGGATTTTTTTATAGAACTTCTGACGACGAAACTTAGAGCATCTATTGAAATAACTGTAAAAAATAAGATTAAAATCAGTGTAGCTAAATTATCATATCTTAAATGGTTTAAATCCCTCCACATAATCTGACCTATGCCACCTGCTCCAACAAGGCCGAGGACAGTAGCACTTCTTATATTGATCTCCAGCACTATAAAAAAAATTGAAACAGAAAGCTCTAAAATAGTAGGTAATACACAATACCTAAGCACCTGAATCTGATTTGCACCTACTGATTTTGTTGCGTTTAGGAGGTTTTCATTAATGGTCTCTATATTTTCTCTAAAAAGTTTTAAAGCGATTAAAAAGGCTGTCATTGTTAGTGCTAAAATGCCTGAAAATTGTCCTATACTAAAAACACTTACTAAAAGGGCAGCCCAAATAAGATTTGGAATGGTTCGTAAAAAAGAAAAAAAGATATTGAATAGAATGGACAAATATTTATTTGGGGCAATATTCCTAGCAGTTAATAGTGCAAAGGGAATCGCTAATACAACTCCTGTCAAGGAAGAAACAATTGCAATTTCTATTGTTTCCAGAAGCTTAGAAAACACTTCCTGTACATAGGAGAAGTTGGGAGATATCATTCTTTCCAATAAATTATACATACCAGGTAGGCCTTGATAAATTCTAATAAAACTAAAATCTATCATAAAACCTAAAAAAATCAGCTGTACAGCCACAATACCTAAAAAAAGATAGGTTTTTTTATTGTTTTTATTGATATAGCTCTTGTAACTGGTCATCATCTATATCACCTACTTTTTTATCAAAAAAAATCTTACCATGTTTTAGAGCAATAATTCTTGAGCAGTATTTTTTTGCTAAACTTACGTCATGAAGATTGATCATAATGGTTATCTGGCTTTTTTCATTAATTTTTTTAAAATAATCCATAACCGTTTGCGCTGATGATACATCTAGGCTAGATACCGGTTCGTCTGCCAAAATGATTTTAGGTTTTTGGCATAGCGTTTTAGCAATAGCAACTCTTTGTTTCTGTCCGCCACTTAATTCATCGGCCCTAGAAAACACCTTTTCCTTCAGCCCAACCTGTTCCAGTGCATTTACTGCTACTTTATAGTCTTCATCATCAAATAATCCGAAGAAGGATTTTAAGGAAGACTTGTAACCAAGTCTTCCTACCAAAACATTTTCTAATACAGATGATCGATCTACAAGATTATAATCTTGAAAGATAAAGCCTATTTTTCTTCTTATATTTCTAAGTTTCTTATCCTTTAATAGACCTATATTTGTACCTTCGACATAGATCCTTCCATTAGATGGCTTCACCAGTAGATTCACTGTTTTCAGTAAGCTTGACTTTCCGCTTCCACTTAAGCCTATGATACCAACAAACTCTCCCTTGTCAATATTTAAGCTGATATTATCCACCGCTAAAACTTTTTTATTATATAAAACAGAGACATCCTCCAGCTTAATCATTTTTTTCAACTCCTAATTGCTCTCTTTTAAGTCAACATTCATTGATTTTGCTGTTTCTCTAATAATATCATAATCTTCATCTGTTGCTTCAGAAAAGCCATAGATATTAAATAGTTCTTTTAGTAGCTTAGCACCTTCCTCGGTTTCTGCTATGTTTAATAAAGCACTTTTAATTTTTTCTTGTGTAGCAGCATCCATATCACCTCTTAAGGTAACACTTATGTTAGGAATATCCTTGGTATATCCTAGTATCTCTGTTTC
The sequence above is drawn from the Clostridium formicaceticum genome and encodes:
- a CDS encoding putative bifunctional diguanylate cyclase/phosphodiesterase, which translates into the protein MDKYNANTLIDGFYMFTIVLLAFAAMEEAENPSRETEVCKMELPENYGRPNIVTWLFLVPLVFYFAGIMSNLVFIHMIGVIIIYQLIRGYVQTAIKNEYLLRREKQLNDILDQTVQERTKELVQVNKTLESLSKRDALTGLFNRRYFIQYIDSLIDSSEEKIFSVFYMDLDRFKAINDAHGHEMGDEILKKIAQRLEIWCPSNGILSRVGGDEFAMVVNENISEETLCQYAKEIIKLCETTISIPPYSFQLGVSIGIALFPRDADERNTLIKYADMAMYQAKKNYLAKRFVFFDSWLSEEIQRKHEIELLLRHIDFRQEFQLYYQPQYRIVDNALVGMEALIRWNNPNKGWILPGEFIPIAEETSMIIKIGEWVIDEALKQIKVWNEEYGLDLKMGINISPKQIDQEDFVNWLKQKITASSVKPAWIDLEITENSTMNSETSMEELFTALAEIDINISIDDFGTGYSSLSYIKRFDIDRLKIAKELIDNIANDKNTLLIVKAIIMMANGLGLKTIAEGVEEKEQLSILKELCCDEIQGYIYGRPVAADVFEREYLMKHRRSKTVVAYLKG
- the phnE gene encoding phosphonate ABC transporter, permease protein PhnE — translated: MTSYKSYINKNNKKTYLFLGIVAVQLIFLGFMIDFSFIRIYQGLPGMYNLLERMISPNFSYVQEVFSKLLETIEIAIVSSLTGVVLAIPFALLTARNIAPNKYLSILFNIFFSFLRTIPNLIWAALLVSVFSIGQFSGILALTMTAFLIALKLFRENIETINENLLNATKSVGANQIQVLRYCVLPTILELSVSIFFIVLEINIRSATVLGLVGAGGIGQIMWRDLNHLRYDNLATLILILFFTVISIDALSFVVRSSIKKSFIVFSSLEAHKKFCKVRIVMTIFIGLFILLWIVNTIDIQHGRLKVGLEQGHFMISSMMRIELSYLPKLLEGIRESFFIAIFATITGAIGALFLSFFAANNTSPFRAMALVSKGITNILRTFPPIITAIILFRGVGPGPLAGGMALSIYTTGVLTKLYSEVIENLHENIKNSVLVTGCTSFSSFRHGILPQTLPTFISLILYRLESNIRTSTILGIIGAGGIGTILTMNITWRNWERVGLLILGIAIMIIAIDTLSYYLRKKIS
- the phnC gene encoding phosphonate ABC transporter ATP-binding protein, producing MIKLEDVSVLYNKKVLAVDNISLNIDKGEFVGIIGLSGSGKSSLLKTVNLLVKPSNGRIYVEGTNIGLLKDKKLRNIRRKIGFIFQDYNLVDRSSVLENVLVGRLGYKSSLKSFFGLFDDEDYKVAVNALEQVGLKEKVFSRADELSGGQKQRVAIAKTLCQKPKIILADEPVSSLDVSSAQTVMDYFKKINEKSQITIMINLHDVSLAKKYCSRIIALKHGKIFFDKKVGDIDDDQLQELYQ